A window of Xylophilus sp. GW821-FHT01B05 contains these coding sequences:
- a CDS encoding DUF192 domain-containing protein has product MKFHPLPALRKLLLCATFAFAAGAGAQDSPDGAPQTDLQRVALLAGMYRIDAQVAATPQQREIGLMYRREMPQPEGMLFVFEEPATQCFWMKNTRLPLTAAFVADDGTIVNLADMKPQTTDSHCSEKPVRYVLEMNQGWFAAKHLKAGFKLSGPPFKPAR; this is encoded by the coding sequence ATGAAGTTCCATCCGCTCCCGGCCCTGCGCAAGCTCCTGCTCTGCGCGACATTTGCATTCGCGGCTGGCGCAGGCGCCCAGGACAGCCCCGACGGCGCCCCGCAAACCGATCTGCAGCGGGTGGCACTGCTGGCGGGCATGTACCGCATCGACGCGCAGGTGGCCGCCACGCCGCAACAGCGCGAGATCGGCCTCATGTACCGCCGCGAGATGCCGCAGCCCGAAGGCATGCTGTTCGTCTTCGAAGAACCCGCCACCCAGTGCTTCTGGATGAAGAACACGCGGCTGCCACTGACCGCAGCCTTTGTGGCGGACGACGGCACCATCGTCAACCTGGCCGACATGAAGCCGCAGACCACCGACTCGCACTGCTCCGAGAAGCCGGTGCGCTACGTGCTGGAGATGAACCAGGGCTGGTTTGCCGCCAAACACCTGAAGGCTGGCTTCAAGCTGTCCGGCCCCCCCTTCAAGCCGGCACGCTGA